The genomic region GTCATGATGCCTGACTTAGATGGTTGGGAAGTAGCCAAGATGCTCCGCACTGGCAAAAATTATCCCGACGTAAGGCTACTTTTCATGACAGGTCTTATTGATTATAGCCAAGCTAAATGGCTTAATAACTGTGAGTCTGATAGGGACAAGATTTTTTCCAAGACATGTTCTCCGGATGAACTGCTTGCTATGATGGAATCCTCATTTAAAGAAGTCGATTCTAAGCCTAAAAAAAAAGCTACAGTGAGCTTAACTTCCTGATGGCGTAAGGTCATTGCGGAACTTTTGTAGAGTTTAGAAATTCATACCTTAAAATGCTATCCAGTATGTTCAAGAAACGAGCCTCCTTATGTGACCATGCGGCCCTAAGAATATTAAACCTGAATGATGCGATCGAGACTAAAAGATCTGGGCGGGATTTTGTTCCTAAGAAACGTAGAGTCTCCTAGCCAATTCAAATGAATAGGCAACAGTGCCTCATCCAATCTGTCATTCATTAGTTTCACCAGTGAAAGTCTCGAGAGATCTGTGTACTTCCTTAGTACTTGGATCCGTCTTGATATCAGGGGATCAAGACGGCAGAAAAATCTATGGATATTTCAATCTTACCAATACCCGGTAGAGTCGAGATATAACAAAAAATGGATGTTTAAAAAGAATTCGAAAATGCTCTAAGAATATGACTTTTGGGATATACCTTTGTCGACTCTCTAGTTCTTGTGGCTTAAACTTTCAGGTAATTTGTTCTGCACCTGCATCATCAGCTTTGGACCACTGCTTCGCATGGAGATGAGAGCGGATACCAGAAAGAATAAGACTAAGGACTAATAAGATAGCGCGGCTAGTTATTCACCTACCGAGTAACGAGCAAAGCGTCTGATGATGATATTTTCTCCTAGCTCACCGATCTTTTCGTTAACGATATCCTGGATAGACTTATTCTGATCCTTAATGAAGGGTTGTTCTAATAGGCAAATCGTGCTGTAGAACTTATCTATCTTACCCGCAACGATCTTTTCAATGACATTAGCGGGCTTATCTTTTACTTGTGAGGCAGCAACTTCCTTTTCATCTTCTATGACTTTAGGGTCAACTTCCTCACGCTTTAGATATTGGGGATTTGCCGCGGCAATGTGCAGAGTAATATCTTTTACAAAATCACGAAAGTTATCGTTTTTAGCTACGAAGTCTGTCTCACAATTAACTTCAATAAGAACGCCAACTTTACCACCAAGGTGGATGTAAGAAGCTATCACACCCTCTGATGCGGCACGGTCCGCCTTTTTAGAGGCGCTTAAGTTGAGTTTCTTACGTAGAACTTTTTCTGCTTCTTCAAGATTTCCTCCGGCTTCTTCCAAAGCTTTTTTGCAGTCCATCATGCCTGCATTAGTTTTATCACGAAGTTGCTTAACAGTTTTAGGGTCTATAGTTGCTGCTTGAGACATATGAATCCTTTTTAAAATTTATGATGTGATGTTAGCGGGTATTGAAATTAAAAACTAGGCAGAAATGGCTTCCATCTCTTCTTTGGTCGGTTCGTCTGATTCCTTCGGGGATTTTGTCGATGGTCTTGTTCCTTTATATTTGGACAAGCCTTCTTGGACTGCTGCCTTGAGATGCTCTAAAATAATACGAATAGAGCGGATTGCATCGTCGTTACAAGCAATCGGGTAATCAATATCGGAAGGGTCAGCATTGGTATCTGTAAGTGCTACGATAGGTATATTCAATCTAAGCGCTTCTTTTACGGCAATTGTTTCTCGGCTTACATCAACAATAACCAGCACCTTAGGTGGGGCTTCCATGTCTTGGATACCATCCAAGTAACGGTGTAGCTTCATGCTCTCGCGGCGTAAAGCAGAGATTTCCTGCTTAGTAGGAAGTGCTTTCATCTTGCCACTCTTTTCCATTTCATCAATCTCTCGCATGCGTGCAACACTGCGACGAATGGTGGGCAGGTTAGTTAATGTGCCGCCAAGCCAACGCTCGGTAACGTAAAAAGCCTCAGAATCTTGCGCTGCCTTTTTGACTGCTTCTTGAGCTTGCTTTTTGCACCCGACAAAAAGGATTTTGTTTCCATCGGACGCTTGTCCACGAAGAAAGCTGAAGGCATCAGCGATCTGGTCAGCGGTTTTGTTTAGATTAATGACATGAATGCCATTGCGAGCCTCGTATATGTAAGGCTTCATGCGCGGGTTCCATTTATCAGTGCGGTGACCGAAATGGACTCCTGCTTCTAGTAATGCTTTTACATCCGGTTTGGACACAAATACTCCTTTACTTTATTAATTTATGATCCCTCTCACGGAGTGGACTTCTCTTTCTAGAGAATATAGTTGTTGTTATTGTGCTCGTTGAACGAGCGTTAATCCCCCCAGATTTTTTTCTGTCGACCTGAGAAACGAAGTGGCAGAAAATATCAGAACCATTCGACTTGCCAAGCAGAAATATTAGAAAAAAATAAAAAAATTGATTAAAAGTCACGGAAGCGTGATCGATTTTAAATATAAGATCAGCTAATGCTGCTTATTTTGTTGTAGTATGGATAGTTTATTAAGTATTTTTGTGTAAAAAAATTGACGTTTGTGAATAACTTCTTAATAACTTATCTTTGCGTGTTGAGTCTAGCATGGTTTGCTTTATGAAAAATTTTCAGTTATCAGCGAAATGGATTATTCTATGGAGTATGAGTTATTTGCTCTTGCCAGAAGCTGTATTAAGTAATGAAGATACGAAAACTGTCCTGATGCTTGATCAGATCACTCTCTATTCAAACTATCCTGTCAAAAGAGATATTATCACTACTTGTTTCTGGGTTGGTGAAGGTCGTAGCAGATATAGCCGCACTACAAATTACAAGAGCGCTTGGGATGGGTCTTGGACAAAAAACTTTGGCGGAACAGACTGTCCAGCTGATCGTTTTTCTTTTAACGACGGAAAGATCACCTTACCGGTTGAGTTCGCTCCCACTCTCAATCCTTTTTATGTGGCGCTTCCTTTTAACGATGTGAAATACCCTAAAACGGCTCGTAAATATGTGCCTTGGTGGAACGAATCTAAGCATCGAGAATCGAGATGGTCTTCTCAATGTAAAGGCCGTTGGGTTATGATTGAGTTCAAGGGGAAGGTATGCTTCGCTCAATGGGAGGATGTTGGACCGTTTCGATACGACCACGTTTCTTACGTTTTTGGGAATGATCGTCCTCGGATCCATACGAGAGCTGGTTTGGATGTTTCTCCTGCAGTCCGTGATTACTTAGGGATGGACGGCTTAGACAAAACCAATTGGCGTTTCGTGGAAGATGATGAAGTGCCTTACGGTCCATGGATTGAATACGGCGAGCAAGCCATCATCTATTCAGTTATCAAAAATCAGGGTGCGGTTCAAACAAATGCCAAAGATCTTTAGATAACGAAGATAAGGATCTTAATTCGATGAGTTTGAGATTTCATTCGGCTTGATTGGTATCTAGATTAGATATCAGTTCTTTGAGCATCTGTTCTTGGGCTTTTGGGTGGTTTTCATAATTTTGAAGTTGTTTCGGAGGAAGGATTTTAGACATAGCATCTAGTTTGACTTGCTGTTGCGCCTTTTGGTATTTCGTTGGATCATCTGAATTTTTAGTATACTGCTCAGTCAGTTCAGCATCTTGAGCCTCATATAAGGCTGCGTAGACTACGTCTTTTTATTCATCTGACGGATCGAATAAATTTTGTATTTGCATGAGTTCACTGTGGGCGAGTGTGTTTTTCGCAGTTGATTCTTCTTCTTTTCTAAGTTTTTTATACTTTTTGAATTGCTCGTTGGATAACAGGTTTTTGATGAATTTTCTCTCCGAGAACTGGTCAGAGGGTAGATCCTTTTGATTACCAGAAAACACGTTCATGACTCTATCGGTATCTTCTATGAAATAGACTCGAACCCAGGTTCATAGCGATATCTCTTACAATTTAGTTAAGGTAGATTTTAAGGTTTTTTCTTCGAGTTTGATCTTTTTAGGATTTTCTTCTGAATTTGTCTTTGTTTCAAGCTGGGCTTCTTTTTTTTCTATGATGAATAGCTCTTTTTCTTCCTCAGATGCCTTCGATGGCAATGGCTCCATTCTTTGAATGATTTCAGATTTCCCCATGGGTTGATCTCGAGAACTCTGAGGTTCAGTTTTTCGGATGTCTTTGTTACTGAGTAGGTTGCGGAGCATTTTTTCTAAGAACATTGATTTTCCTATAGCTGCGCTTTTACCTGAACTGGCAATGGGGTCATCATATGTTGCCGATGCAGAAGGCTTTATATGGGTTCTTATCGGTTTACTTCCAACTAAAGAATAAGAGACATTCTTTTGCTTGGTATCCTGGACTATGATGCCTGCATTAGCCCGGGTCGGTTTTAAGCTAATTAACTTTTGGCCTACCCCTGATTTAAAGGCTACGCGAGGTGGTCTTTCCAGGCTTTGCTCTTGGAAGATGGTTTCTAAGCTTCGCTCGGTTTCTTGACCATTTATTGCAAAGATTTTTTGGCCATTTTCCAACTCCACTACACCATAAACTCCAGACTGGATAATGACTCCCGCCACTGAAACGATAGGAACACTATTTGATTGAACAATGAAATCAGAAGCTTGGCTGGAAAGCTCACTTTCTCCTGAGCCGCTGCTGCTACCTCCGGATCCTCCACCGGAACTAGAGGCAGAGTAATAAAAGACATTACCTGTCCCTAAGGGATCTGCGCCGAAGCTCACACTGAATTGCTCAGTTCCTGTTAAGCCGCCTTTGTTATGTGGAGCGCTGTTATCTAGTGAATAGACTAAGAAGCGGGAAGCAGAGCTTAAGGCACCAGCACCAGCGTTGTTGATGAAAGAGCCACTAGCTGCTTCTAGAGTAATATCATTTCCTCCACCAGTCGTGGTGATGGTTGTTCCAGAGGCCAGTGTTAGATCTCCTACGGTTCGGATAAGCACATCATTTGTCGTAGTTCCCCCGATGTTGCCATCAA from Verrucomicrobiota bacterium harbors:
- a CDS encoding response regulator; translated protein: MKSGSKVRSKSVVGRRSKKPTDSVLKDKKVLIVDDDDVCCVGLKRVLADLGIQASSANSGRQGLKEIKKGTFDLVLLDVMMPDLDGWEVAKMLRTGKNYPDVRLLFMTGLIDYSQAKWLNNCESDRDKIFSKTCSPDELLAMMESSFKEVDSKPKKKATVSLTS
- the tsf gene encoding translation elongation factor Ts — its product is MSQAATIDPKTVKQLRDKTNAGMMDCKKALEEAGGNLEEAEKVLRKKLNLSASKKADRAASEGVIASYIHLGGKVGVLIEVNCETDFVAKNDNFRDFVKDITLHIAAANPQYLKREEVDPKVIEDEKEVAASQVKDKPANVIEKIVAGKIDKFYSTICLLEQPFIKDQNKSIQDIVNEKIGELGENIIIRRFARYSVGE
- the rpsB gene encoding 30S ribosomal protein S2 is translated as MSKPDVKALLEAGVHFGHRTDKWNPRMKPYIYEARNGIHVINLNKTADQIADAFSFLRGQASDGNKILFVGCKKQAQEAVKKAAQDSEAFYVTERWLGGTLTNLPTIRRSVARMREIDEMEKSGKMKALPTKQEISALRRESMKLHRYLDGIQDMEAPPKVLVIVDVSRETIAVKEALRLNIPIVALTDTNADPSDIDYPIACNDDAIRSIRIILEHLKAAVQEGLSKYKGTRPSTKSPKESDEPTKEEMEAISA